Proteins encoded within one genomic window of Tidjanibacter massiliensis:
- the surE gene encoding 5'/3'-nucleotidase SurE: MKKPFIFITNDDGVNARGLKAVTEVALRFGRVVVIAPETTQSGMAHAVTMYSPLYLRTVEKRGDLTVYACSGTPVDCVKMGYDHIFAGERPALNISGINHGSNSAVSILYSGTMGAAIEASFYGAPSVGLSLTDHSPDADFEASALFAEKIISDMLTANINEPVCLNVNIPVGRPDQIRGYRVCRQNRGYWKEEFYCRKDPRGKDYFWLTGDFYNQEPDATDTDEWALANGYISVVPVQVDMTNYRQIDSVKAILK; the protein is encoded by the coding sequence ATGAAAAAACCGTTCATATTCATAACGAACGACGATGGCGTGAATGCACGCGGACTGAAGGCCGTCACGGAGGTGGCCCTGCGCTTCGGGCGCGTGGTGGTGATAGCGCCGGAGACCACGCAATCGGGTATGGCCCACGCCGTGACGATGTACAGTCCGCTCTACCTGCGGACCGTGGAGAAGCGCGGTGACCTGACCGTATATGCCTGTTCGGGTACGCCGGTGGACTGCGTGAAGATGGGGTATGACCATATCTTCGCGGGCGAACGGCCGGCCCTCAATATCTCCGGCATCAACCACGGTTCCAACTCGGCGGTCAGCATTCTCTACTCCGGGACGATGGGAGCGGCCATCGAAGCGAGTTTCTACGGGGCCCCATCCGTGGGCCTTTCGCTGACCGACCACAGTCCGGACGCCGATTTCGAGGCTTCGGCCCTCTTCGCCGAGAAAATCATCAGCGACATGCTTACCGCGAATATCAACGAGCCGGTTTGCCTCAACGTGAACATTCCGGTGGGAAGACCCGACCAGATACGCGGTTACCGTGTCTGCCGGCAGAATCGGGGGTATTGGAAGGAGGAGTTCTACTGTCGGAAAGACCCCAGAGGGAAAGATTATTTCTGGCTGACGGGTGATTTCTACAATCAGGAGCCGGACGCGACCGATACGGACGAGTGGGCGCTGGCCAACGGTTACATATCTGTCGTGCCCGTGCAGGTGGATATGACCAACTACCGCCAAATCGACTCCGTGAAGGCGATACTGAAATAG
- a CDS encoding outer membrane beta-barrel protein, with amino-acid sequence MKKLMATVLLALMAAGVCSAQWYVGGAISYGTKHTTTGNDVRTSEFSFTPRVGYVFNDRMLAGLQVAYANSCEKTTISDVIDLTSETTLNMGGIAPYFRYNVATAGRFTFGLEATLSVMFGKTKQSALQTQSVGLGVAPVVSFGLTEHWWAEAYMQLFALNYTGVKDADGTVRSSTFNFGFDADNIFSFSALHFGVVYRF; translated from the coding sequence ATGAAAAAATTGATGGCAACGGTGCTCCTCGCCCTGATGGCGGCGGGCGTATGCAGTGCACAATGGTATGTCGGCGGCGCCATTTCGTACGGCACAAAACACACCACCACCGGCAATGATGTACGGACTTCGGAGTTTTCGTTTACTCCGCGCGTCGGATATGTATTCAACGACAGGATGTTGGCCGGCTTGCAGGTCGCCTATGCAAACAGTTGCGAGAAGACGACGATTTCGGATGTCATCGACCTCACTTCCGAAACCACGCTCAACATGGGAGGCATAGCGCCCTATTTCCGGTATAATGTAGCCACGGCCGGGCGGTTCACGTTCGGACTCGAAGCTACGCTGTCGGTCATGTTCGGCAAGACGAAACAGAGTGCGCTGCAGACGCAGTCGGTAGGACTCGGTGTAGCTCCGGTGGTCAGTTTCGGACTGACCGAGCATTGGTGGGCGGAGGCCTACATGCAGCTCTTTGCCTTGAATTATACCGGCGTGAAGGATGCTGACGGAACGGTACGCTCCAGCACTTTCAATTTCGGTTTCGATGCCGACAACATTTTCAGTTTCTCGGCGCTGCACTTCGGAGTGGTTTATCGTTTCTGA
- a CDS encoding RNA polymerase sigma factor: protein MEEDKEFNTVQRASEGDPEAFRELVERYGDRIFSLLTGITGNRLDAEELTSDVFLKAFTHLDRFRGECRFSTWLYRIAYNTAISHTRRRRPRTVEINDRQYELPDDQEEILFRETQMEYLEQALQRLAPDEKALVELFYLQKIPVHELAAVTGHTEGSIKVKLFRIRKKLAALISNRT from the coding sequence ATGGAGGAGGACAAAGAATTCAATACGGTACAACGGGCATCGGAAGGCGACCCGGAAGCCTTCCGTGAACTCGTGGAACGGTATGGCGACCGTATCTTCTCCCTGCTGACAGGCATTACGGGCAACCGGCTGGATGCGGAAGAACTGACATCCGACGTATTCCTGAAAGCGTTCACCCATTTGGACAGGTTCCGCGGGGAGTGCCGTTTCTCCACCTGGCTCTACCGGATAGCCTACAACACGGCGATTTCGCATACCCGCCGCAGGCGCCCCCGCACGGTAGAGATAAATGACCGGCAATACGAACTTCCCGACGACCAAGAGGAAATTCTGTTCCGGGAGACGCAGATGGAGTACCTCGAACAGGCCCTGCAGCGGCTTGCGCCCGATGAAAAAGCCCTGGTGGAACTCTTTTACCTGCAGAAAATCCCCGTACACGAATTGGCGGCAGTAACGGGACACACCGAAGGAAGCATCAAGGTGAAACTTTTCCGGATAAGGAAGAAACTCGCCGCCCTTATATCGAACCGAACATGA
- the rplS gene encoding 50S ribosomal protein L19, translating to MDNLIKIAQDAMWTKKEVPSFKSGDTITVSYRIVEGNKERIQSFRGVVIQIKGRGITKMFTIRKVSNGVGVERIFPLYSPHIDSIEVNKVGVVRRSRIYYLRDLTGKKARIKEKRYVGAGKKEE from the coding sequence ATGGACAATCTTATCAAAATCGCGCAAGACGCGATGTGGACCAAGAAAGAGGTACCCTCTTTCAAGAGCGGCGATACCATCACCGTATCCTACAGAATCGTGGAAGGAAACAAGGAGCGTATCCAGAGTTTCCGCGGTGTGGTCATCCAGATAAAGGGCCGCGGCATCACGAAAATGTTTACCATCCGCAAAGTATCCAACGGCGTAGGCGTGGAGCGTATCTTCCCGCTCTACTCCCCGCACATCGACAGCATCGAAGTGAACAAGGTGGGCGTCGTTCGCCGTTCGAGGATTTACTATCTGCGCGACCTGACGGGCAAGAAGGCCCGCATCAAGGAGAAACGCTACGTAGGCGCAGGAAAGAAAGAAGAATAA